From one Candidatus Methanoplasma termitum genomic stretch:
- a CDS encoding tetratricopeptide repeat protein, whose amino-acid sequence MSEIKKIGDAFSKALANNPIDSTLNRSMGICFTYLGLYEKACACFEKVIDINPEGSFGYYAMAICLLKGKPAFLCEKKTIDKSIEYLNAAIMIEDFGIFQYLMAYIKYDYYSRKFLNIKPDYQHHLDRAHSIGISKEDVYSIFDLLKVEMPDCFEDRAGFASNK is encoded by the coding sequence ATGTCGGAAATCAAAAAAATTGGAGATGCGTTTTCCAAAGCATTAGCTAACAATCCGATAGATTCTACATTGAATCGATCAATGGGTATTTGCTTTACTTACCTTGGACTATACGAAAAAGCATGTGCGTGCTTTGAAAAAGTCATTGATATCAACCCAGAAGGGAGTTTCGGATACTATGCCATGGCAATATGCTTATTAAAGGGAAAGCCAGCATTTTTGTGTGAGAAGAAAACAATAGATAAGTCGATAGAATATCTAAACGCAGCAATAATGATTGAAGATTTTGGGATTTTTCAATATTTGATGGCGTATATCAAATATGATTATTATAGCCGTAAATTTCTCAACATAAAGCCTGATTACCAACATCACCTCGATCGTGCACACTCGATTGGCATTTCCAAGGAAGATGTGTACAGCATTTTTGATCTGTTAAAAGTAGAAATGCCAGATTGCTTCGAAGATCGCGCTGGTTTTGCTAGCAATAAATAA
- the yidD gene encoding membrane protein insertion efficiency factor YidD: MNPLNYYAIGLIKMYQLLTHDRDHRCLHYPSCTEYMILAWKKYGFLKALYKSIYRWMNCRPDSKADIPYEDWP, from the coding sequence ATGAATCCTTTAAATTATTATGCAATTGGATTAATAAAGATGTATCAACTACTAACTCATGATAGGGACCATAGGTGTTTGCATTATCCCTCGTGTACTGAATATATGATACTTGCATGGAAAAAATATGGGTTCCTTAAGGCGTTGTATAAATCAATCTACCGATGGATGAATTGTAGGCCAGATTCAAAGGCAGATATCCCCTATGAAGATTGGCCATAA
- a CDS encoding HemK2/MTQ2 family protein methyltransferase codes for MEYRPDLIVEKDDEVYPPSDDSILLIGSFDVKEGERILEIGCGSGIVSMHCVLYGGVVTCGDINEKAVALTKKNMKLNSLYASVVETDVYSGVNSRFNTIIFNLPYLPVNEKGKLAKAWSGGEDGLGPLPKLLYGAPSHLLPGGRIIVVVSSLMDQEALRSILEGFEVRTLAELPLFFEELSVLEIIP; via the coding sequence ATGGAATACCGCCCAGATCTTATCGTGGAAAAGGATGATGAGGTCTACCCTCCTTCAGATGACAGCATCCTCCTGATAGGATCTTTTGATGTGAAAGAAGGAGAAAGGATACTGGAGATCGGGTGCGGTTCCGGGATTGTTTCGATGCATTGTGTTCTTTACGGCGGAGTTGTAACGTGCGGGGATATCAACGAAAAAGCCGTGGCCTTGACAAAAAAGAACATGAAACTCAATTCGCTTTATGCAAGCGTCGTCGAGACCGACGTATATTCCGGCGTAAATTCAAGATTCAACACGATCATATTCAATCTCCCGTATCTTCCGGTCAATGAGAAGGGAAAATTGGCAAAGGCATGGTCCGGGGGAGAGGACGGTCTCGGGCCGCTTCCGAAGCTGCTCTATGGTGCGCCGAGCCACCTTCTGCCCGGCGGGCGGATAATTGTTGTTGTCTCGTCGTTGATGGACCAGGAAGCTCTGCGATCTATACTTGAAGGCTTTGAGGTAAGGACCTTGGCGGAGCTGCCTCTCTTCTTTGAGGAACTCAGCGTCCTTGAGATCATCCCATGA